The following proteins are co-located in the Desulfoscipio sp. XC116 genome:
- a CDS encoding FGGY-family carbohydrate kinase: MRKELVLAIDVGTQSVRVLAFDARGLLIDSASIVYPLPYRSPRPGWAEQDPGYYWQCLAESCRKLWSAGLVSPDALAAVSVTTQRATMVNLDGQGNPLRPAIVWLDQRRAGQLPSLGCPWRILFRLAGLFDTLHYLQAEAEVNWLRENQPDIWEKTAHYLFLSGYLAYRLTGNFVDSAGCQVGYMPFDFREQQWAAPSNWKWQAIPLDREILPELVSPGTRLGNITREAARATGLPHGLPVIAAASDKACEVLGAGCLEAHQGCVGYGTTATINVNVRQYIEPIRLIPPYPSACPGAYNMEVQIYRGFWMVSWFKEEFAWHERNLARQAGVRTEELLEEMVAKVPPGSMGLILQPFWSPGVRYPGPEAKGAMIGFGGVHTRAHMYRALLEGLAYAVRDGRERIEKRTKVPIRELFVCGGGSKSDQMMQITADVFGLPAARTAVYEASGLGAAVLAALGAGLHADLETAVREMTAVGRVFAPHARSVEIYDKLYRKVYRHMYGKLRPLYKAIQYITGYPKKAGR; encoded by the coding sequence ATGCGAAAAGAATTGGTTTTAGCTATCGACGTAGGTACTCAAAGTGTGCGGGTCCTGGCTTTCGATGCCCGGGGACTACTGATTGACAGCGCCAGTATTGTTTATCCGCTGCCTTACCGGTCGCCCCGGCCCGGGTGGGCGGAGCAGGATCCCGGCTATTACTGGCAGTGTCTTGCCGAATCCTGCCGCAAATTATGGAGCGCGGGATTGGTATCTCCCGATGCGCTAGCCGCGGTATCTGTCACTACTCAGCGGGCAACTATGGTGAATCTTGACGGACAGGGAAACCCACTGCGTCCGGCCATTGTCTGGCTGGATCAGCGCCGCGCGGGGCAACTGCCGTCTTTGGGCTGCCCGTGGCGTATTTTATTTCGCCTGGCGGGTCTGTTCGACACGCTGCATTATTTGCAGGCTGAAGCTGAAGTAAATTGGCTGCGGGAGAACCAGCCTGATATTTGGGAAAAAACAGCCCATTATCTTTTCCTGTCGGGCTATCTTGCATACAGATTAACCGGTAATTTTGTGGACTCCGCGGGCTGCCAGGTGGGTTATATGCCCTTTGACTTTCGCGAGCAGCAATGGGCGGCCCCCTCCAACTGGAAGTGGCAAGCCATTCCGTTAGACCGGGAAATTCTGCCCGAGCTGGTGTCTCCCGGGACACGCCTGGGCAATATAACCAGGGAGGCGGCCCGTGCCACCGGGCTGCCTCACGGTCTGCCCGTAATTGCCGCCGCTTCGGACAAGGCCTGCGAAGTGCTGGGCGCTGGTTGTTTGGAGGCTCACCAGGGCTGTGTCGGCTACGGTACCACCGCTACCATTAATGTGAATGTGCGGCAATATATTGAACCCATTCGGCTGATACCGCCCTATCCCAGCGCCTGTCCCGGAGCATATAACATGGAGGTGCAGATTTACCGCGGTTTTTGGATGGTATCCTGGTTTAAGGAGGAGTTCGCCTGGCATGAGCGAAACCTGGCCCGGCAGGCGGGGGTGCGCACAGAGGAATTGCTGGAGGAAATGGTAGCTAAAGTGCCCCCCGGTTCGATGGGTTTGATACTGCAGCCTTTCTGGTCACCGGGGGTCAGATACCCGGGTCCGGAGGCCAAGGGCGCCATGATAGGCTTTGGAGGGGTACATACCAGAGCCCACATGTACCGGGCACTGCTGGAAGGTTTGGCCTATGCTGTCCGGGACGGGCGGGAGAGGATTGAAAAACGCACTAAAGTTCCGATCAGAGAGCTTTTTGTGTGCGGGGGCGGGTCTAAAAGCGATCAAATGATGCAGATTACCGCCGATGTGTTCGGCCTGCCGGCTGCCCGGACCGCGGTTTATGAGGCTTCGGGGTTGGGCGCCGCCGTACTGGCGGCGTTGGGTGCCGGTCTGCATGCGGATTTGGAAACAGCGGTGCGGGAAATGACGGCGGTGGGCCGGGTCTTTGCGCCCCATGCCCGGTCGGTGGAGATTTACGATAAGCTTTACCGTAAAGTGTACCGGCACATGTACGGAAAGCTGCGCCCTTTGTACAAGGCTATTCAATATATTACCGGGTATCCTAAAAAGGCGGGAAGATAA
- a CDS encoding DNA repair exonuclease, which produces MNEGFSFIHAADLHLDSPFRGYGQIDFADAATRENVLRQLRDCTFTALDNIVRACLARRVDFLVLAGDIYDLADRSLRAQLRFQNAMEQLAEAGIPVFVAHGNHDHDDGRWAALTWPDSVYFFSPGEVAARPVVRRGLEIARIYGISYPRRDVHENYASLFKREPNVPFALAVLHCNVGGNAEHANYAPCGLEELVRAGFDYWALGHVHSRRLLCKQNPCVVYPGNPQGRNPRETGARGCYLVRVNTGGAIKLEFLAMDGVRWEQVRVPIDGLATEQELLERIDEQLAVLRYRHDGRSVVARLELTGRGVLHRSLRYDGVPEGILEEMRCRFAGPEGSFVWLESIRCSTGLAVDKEALRNSETLLGDLLAISRQARESRGTAGGRDGEMRDMLRQVLAPLHHRIARHIPLPEDDEFDALLEAAEDMALDLLWEQEDNEGNG; this is translated from the coding sequence ATGAACGAAGGTTTTTCTTTTATTCACGCGGCGGATTTGCACTTGGACAGCCCTTTTCGCGGTTACGGCCAAATTGATTTTGCGGACGCGGCCACCCGGGAAAATGTGCTCCGGCAGCTGCGGGATTGTACCTTTACGGCTCTTGACAATATAGTGCGGGCCTGCCTGGCCCGCCGGGTGGATTTTTTGGTGCTGGCAGGCGATATCTATGATCTGGCCGACCGCAGCCTGCGGGCGCAGCTGCGTTTTCAAAACGCCATGGAACAACTGGCCGAGGCGGGCATCCCTGTTTTTGTGGCCCACGGCAATCATGACCATGATGATGGCCGGTGGGCTGCGCTTACCTGGCCGGACAGCGTTTATTTTTTTTCGCCGGGTGAGGTTGCGGCCCGGCCCGTGGTGCGCCGGGGGCTGGAAATCGCGCGTATCTACGGTATCAGTTACCCCCGGCGGGATGTGCACGAGAACTACGCCTCTTTATTTAAGCGCGAGCCAAACGTCCCCTTTGCTTTGGCCGTTTTGCACTGCAACGTGGGAGGAAATGCGGAACACGCCAATTACGCGCCTTGCGGGCTGGAGGAGCTGGTGCGTGCGGGTTTTGATTACTGGGCATTGGGGCATGTGCACAGCCGCCGGCTGTTGTGTAAACAAAATCCCTGTGTAGTTTATCCCGGCAACCCGCAGGGGCGCAACCCCCGGGAAACCGGTGCCCGGGGCTGTTACCTGGTCCGGGTGAACACCGGCGGCGCGATAAAGCTTGAGTTTTTAGCAATGGACGGTGTGCGCTGGGAGCAAGTGCGGGTACCCATTGACGGGCTGGCAACGGAACAGGAACTGCTGGAGAGAATTGATGAGCAGCTGGCCGTTTTGCGTTATCGGCATGACGGCCGGTCGGTGGTGGCGCGGCTGGAGCTTACCGGGCGCGGTGTGCTGCACCGGTCATTGCGGTATGACGGTGTGCCGGAAGGAATATTGGAGGAAATGCGCTGCCGCTTTGCCGGGCCCGAAGGCAGCTTTGTATGGTTGGAATCCATTCGCTGCAGCACCGGCTTAGCGGTGGATAAAGAGGCGCTGCGCAATAGTGAAACTTTGCTGGGGGATTTGCTGGCTATCAGCCGGCAGGCCCGGGAATCGCGCGGAACGGCGGGAGGCCGGGACGGGGAGATGCGGGATATGCTCCGGCAGGTGCTTGCCCCGCTGCACCATCGGATTGCCCGGCATATACCCCTGCCGGAGGATGATGAATTTGACGCTCTGCTGGAAGCGGCCGAGGATATGGCTCTGGACCTGCTTTGGGAGCAAGAGGATAATGAAGGGAACGGTTGA